A region from the Candidatus Brocadiaceae bacterium genome encodes:
- a CDS encoding SpoIIE family protein phosphatase, with product MVKLLWDSGESRGAGPEVFRPEDYRDLLARLSALAGVRLAFEREREARSPDRALAPVRLGSTRTGWVVAARADGPAAAAAAEAVVEAAAEVTSRLLTAERDVSALAAEVADHSEELNFLYEMNLRVGGLTDEDEICQYVVKEAAYLLDCERASLMLEDRATGVLKIRAGVGLPEDIPEDLAVQPGQGISGKVFQSGTSLFVRDGDPLPADSLQVGNLRDAKSFLSVPLKITPQEDEQEHILGVFNLTRKRLSDRFTASDLKLVRAVAASAAMQIHNCRLIDAEQRRRELEHELQLAAGIQLSLLPEAPLRFGAVKVGGHCRPARHVGGDLFDYWVRGDHLCLVIADVSGHDLGAALMAAAVRSVMRSESAHRRSVAGLLEQVNRALFDDLANAELLVSAFYAEIDRASAVMTFGRAGHPKPLRLQSGRAENLDTAGTLLGLCEDGQFEERAVRLTPGDAIVLYTDGLAEAQDAEGRSFGPEGVARAALESLGRPSGDVAAHIVGTAARHCEPSPGSDDMTALVVQFGGKQEE from the coding sequence ATGGTCAAGCTTCTGTGGGACAGCGGCGAGTCGCGAGGGGCCGGCCCGGAGGTCTTCCGCCCGGAGGACTACCGGGACCTGCTTGCCCGCCTCTCGGCCCTGGCAGGGGTGAGACTGGCCTTCGAACGCGAACGAGAGGCCCGCAGCCCGGACAGGGCGCTGGCCCCCGTGCGGCTCGGCAGCACCCGCACCGGCTGGGTCGTGGCGGCCCGGGCGGACGGCCCGGCCGCCGCGGCGGCCGCCGAGGCGGTCGTCGAGGCGGCCGCCGAGGTGACCAGCCGGCTGTTGACGGCCGAGCGGGACGTCTCGGCCCTGGCCGCCGAGGTGGCCGATCACAGCGAGGAACTCAACTTCCTCTACGAGATGAACTTGCGCGTGGGCGGGCTGACGGACGAGGACGAGATCTGCCAGTACGTGGTCAAGGAGGCGGCCTATCTGCTGGACTGCGAGCGTGCCTCGCTGATGCTGGAGGACAGGGCCACCGGGGTGCTGAAGATCCGCGCCGGGGTGGGCCTGCCGGAGGACATACCCGAGGACCTGGCGGTTCAGCCGGGCCAGGGGATCAGCGGCAAGGTCTTCCAGAGCGGCACGAGCCTTTTCGTTCGGGACGGCGATCCCCTGCCGGCGGACTCCCTGCAGGTCGGCAACCTGCGCGACGCCAAGAGCTTCCTGAGCGTGCCGCTGAAGATCACCCCGCAGGAGGACGAACAGGAGCACATCCTGGGCGTGTTCAACCTGACCCGGAAGCGCCTGAGCGACCGGTTCACGGCCAGCGACCTGAAGCTGGTCAGGGCCGTGGCGGCCTCCGCCGCCATGCAGATCCACAACTGCCGCCTGATCGATGCCGAGCAGCGCCGCCGCGAGCTGGAGCACGAGCTGCAACTCGCCGCCGGCATCCAGTTGAGCCTGCTGCCGGAGGCCCCCCTTCGGTTCGGCGCCGTCAAAGTCGGCGGCCACTGCCGGCCCGCGCGGCACGTGGGCGGCGACCTGTTCGACTACTGGGTCCGGGGCGACCACCTCTGCCTGGTCATCGCCGACGTGTCCGGACACGACCTGGGCGCCGCGCTGATGGCCGCCGCGGTGCGGAGCGTCATGCGCAGCGAGTCGGCCCACAGGCGGTCCGTGGCCGGCCTGCTGGAGCAGGTGAACCGGGCGCTCTTCGACGACCTGGCCAACGCCGAGCTGCTCGTCAGCGCCTTCTACGCCGAGATCGACCGGGCGTCGGCCGTGATGACCTTCGGCCGCGCGGGTCATCCGAAGCCCCTGCGGCTGCAGTCGGGCCGGGCCGAGAACCTCGACACCGCGGGCACGCTGCTGGGCCTCTGCGAGGATGGGCAGTTCGAGGAGCGGGCCGTCCGGCTGACCCCCGGCGACGCGATCGTGCTGTACACCGATGGGCTGGCCGAGGCCCAGGACGCCGAAGGGCGGAGTTTCGGGCCGGAGGGCGTGGCGCGCGCCGCCCTGGAGAGCCTGGGCCGGCCGTCCGGGGACGTGGCCGCACACATCGTCGGGACGGCGGCCCGGCACTGCGAGCCGTCGCCGGGCTCGGACGACATGACGGCGCTGGTCGTGCAGTTCGGCGGCAAGCAGGAGGAGTGA
- a CDS encoding HAMP domain-containing histidine kinase, with protein MRDESIHPLQTRFFYVGSIFAISLGLACLMWRFRDVNLILIAFGLTWAVLVTALTWEVVTRAARLQAMVRSRTYALERSNGDWAALLDQWKAFHTISSEINQKTGADEIAQTFAHRLCTSLPGVDGAWVWLEPGLLPDGGGGASAGEGFALAARCGPDFGMPEPLCVLRPDNPLTSRCFEAPGVTMGHHLALRARAWGWPWLEAARMESFAGMRLELDGRLLGVLGLFSRRTLTVEFVSRLDLSVNQLTVALEKARLLREAAGRADELAAMDDELGRLGAMRDWLVSSAGRDLRGPLANIRSIGEILEHCEDLAGQERREFGRVIRHESGQVCGLLADMVDLARIAAGDLALAPHTLDLAGVVARCCESFAPEAEERGIVLETTVSGAVPAHADGQAVGRVLNNLLANALKFTPGGGRIRVALDVLGGSDEPLDAVVRVSDTGVGIAPGEQARIFDLFAQVAAESGERPAGAGIGLAICREIVEASGGRIWVDSRPGDGSTFAFTLPLGAAAAAAARRVA; from the coding sequence ATGAGGGACGAATCCATCCATCCTCTCCAGACCCGGTTCTTCTACGTCGGGTCGATCTTTGCGATCAGCCTCGGCCTGGCCTGCCTGATGTGGCGGTTCCGAGACGTGAACCTGATCCTGATCGCCTTCGGCCTGACCTGGGCGGTGCTGGTGACGGCGCTCACCTGGGAGGTGGTGACCCGCGCCGCGCGCCTGCAGGCCATGGTCCGGTCGCGCACCTACGCGCTGGAGCGGTCCAACGGCGACTGGGCGGCCCTGCTGGACCAGTGGAAGGCGTTCCACACCATCAGCAGCGAGATCAACCAGAAGACCGGGGCCGACGAGATTGCGCAGACCTTCGCCCACCGGCTGTGCACGAGCCTGCCCGGCGTGGACGGGGCCTGGGTCTGGCTGGAACCCGGCCTTCTGCCGGACGGCGGCGGCGGGGCATCGGCCGGCGAGGGGTTCGCACTGGCCGCCCGTTGCGGCCCGGACTTCGGCATGCCGGAGCCGCTGTGCGTCCTGCGTCCGGACAACCCCCTGACGAGCCGATGCTTCGAGGCGCCCGGCGTGACGATGGGCCATCACCTGGCCCTGCGGGCGCGCGCCTGGGGCTGGCCCTGGCTGGAGGCCGCGCGCATGGAGTCGTTCGCCGGCATGCGGCTGGAACTGGACGGCCGGCTGCTCGGCGTGCTGGGGCTGTTCAGCCGCCGTACCCTCACGGTGGAGTTCGTCAGCCGCCTGGACCTGAGCGTCAACCAGCTCACGGTGGCACTGGAGAAGGCCCGGCTGCTCCGGGAGGCGGCGGGCCGCGCCGACGAACTGGCCGCGATGGACGACGAACTGGGGCGCCTCGGCGCCATGAGGGACTGGCTGGTCTCGTCGGCCGGGCGCGACCTGCGCGGACCGCTGGCGAACATCCGCTCCATCGGCGAGATCCTGGAGCACTGTGAGGACCTGGCCGGGCAGGAACGGCGGGAGTTCGGCCGCGTGATCCGCCATGAGAGCGGGCAGGTCTGCGGGCTGCTGGCCGACATGGTGGACCTGGCCCGCATCGCGGCGGGCGACCTGGCCCTGGCGCCGCACACGCTGGACCTGGCCGGAGTGGTGGCCCGATGCTGCGAGTCGTTCGCCCCGGAGGCCGAGGAGCGCGGCATCGTGCTGGAGACGACCGTCTCCGGCGCCGTCCCGGCGCACGCCGACGGGCAGGCCGTCGGCCGCGTGCTGAACAACCTGCTGGCCAACGCCCTCAAGTTCACCCCCGGCGGGGGGCGCATCCGCGTTGCCCTGGACGTGCTGGGCGGCAGCGACGAGCCGCTGGACGCCGTGGTGAGGGTGAGCGACACGGGCGTGGGCATCGCGCCCGGCGAGCAGGCGCGCATCTTCGACCTGTTCGCGCAGGTCGCCGCCGAGTCGGGCGAGCGGCCGGCGGGTGCCGGGATCGGGCTGGCGATCTGCCGCGAGATCGTCGAGGCGTCCGGAGGCCGCATCTGGGTCGACAGTCGGCCCGGGGACGGCAGCACGTTCGCCTTCACGCTGCCCCTCGGGGCGGCCGCTGCGGCCGCCGCCCGGCGCGTGGCCTGA